The Gemmata palustris genome includes a region encoding these proteins:
- a CDS encoding Uma2 family endonuclease: protein MATATEAPYSFAELHARLGGIPLNRIRMQPPPSCATESDLERAGKPICELIDGVLVDKPMGTFESFLGVELSRPIANHVEANDLGVTLGEAGFIRLGPDQVRAPDVTFIPWGEFPNDEIPADEAFWTVAPGLIVEVLSPGNTTAEIDRKLAEFFAVGCKLAWTIDPRAKTARAYTSVKKFKELDEAGILDGGKVLPGFTLGLADLFASVKRKKKKPR from the coding sequence ATGGCGACGGCGACCGAGGCACCGTATTCCTTCGCAGAACTGCACGCGCGGCTCGGTGGCATCCCGTTGAACCGCATCCGCATGCAGCCGCCACCGAGCTGTGCGACCGAGAGCGATCTGGAGCGCGCGGGCAAGCCGATCTGCGAACTGATCGACGGCGTCCTCGTAGATAAGCCGATGGGGACGTTTGAATCGTTCCTCGGAGTGGAGCTTTCCCGGCCAATCGCGAACCACGTCGAAGCCAACGATTTGGGCGTCACGCTCGGTGAAGCCGGCTTCATCCGGCTCGGTCCCGATCAGGTCCGCGCGCCCGATGTGACGTTTATTCCGTGGGGCGAGTTCCCGAACGATGAGATCCCCGCGGACGAAGCGTTCTGGACGGTCGCGCCGGGGTTGATCGTCGAGGTGCTTAGCCCCGGAAACACGACAGCCGAGATCGACCGGAAACTTGCGGAATTTTTCGCGGTCGGGTGCAAGCTCGCGTGGACCATCGACCCGCGGGCGAAAACGGCGCGGGCCTACACATCTGTGAAGAAGTTTAAGGAACTGGACGAGGCCGGTATTCTTGATGGCGGGAAGGTGCTGCCGGGGTTCACGCTCGGGCTCGCGGACCTGTTCGCTTCGGTGAAGCGCAAGAAGAAAAAGCCGCGGTGA
- a CDS encoding esterase family protein, with protein sequence MHRAYHRWWSPSLHRDMELLEFGHGGARVIAFPTSRGHFFEWENRGLVRALGRALENGWLHLVCVDAVDAESWYAYHEHPGARAWRHEQYTNYVMNEALPWARGRNDHPFTIFAGASFGAFHALSMGLRFPDRVNRILSMSGLTDIKMFTSGYHNETVYLQNPVDFIPNEHDAWRLDRLREQNLILAVGREDRLLNQNRELSSKLWARGIGNALREWDGMAHDWPVWHDMVNRYIGGHD encoded by the coding sequence ATGCACCGGGCGTATCACCGCTGGTGGAGTCCGTCACTCCACCGCGACATGGAACTGCTTGAGTTCGGGCACGGCGGGGCGCGGGTGATCGCGTTCCCCACGTCGCGCGGGCACTTTTTCGAGTGGGAGAACCGCGGGCTGGTCCGCGCGCTCGGGCGCGCGCTCGAAAACGGCTGGCTGCACCTCGTCTGCGTGGACGCCGTGGACGCCGAGAGCTGGTACGCCTACCACGAGCACCCCGGCGCCCGGGCGTGGCGCCACGAGCAGTACACGAACTACGTCATGAACGAGGCGCTCCCCTGGGCGCGCGGGCGCAACGACCACCCGTTCACGATCTTCGCCGGGGCGAGCTTCGGGGCGTTCCACGCGCTCTCGATGGGCCTCCGGTTCCCGGACCGCGTGAACCGCATCCTGAGCATGAGCGGGCTGACCGACATCAAGATGTTCACGAGCGGGTACCACAACGAAACCGTGTACCTGCAAAATCCGGTGGACTTCATTCCCAACGAGCACGATGCTTGGCGCCTGGACCGGCTCCGCGAACAGAACCTGATCCTCGCGGTGGGGCGCGAGGACCGGCTGTTGAACCAGAACCGCGAGCTGTCGAGTAAACTGTGGGCCAGGGGGATCGGGAACGCGCTGCGCGAGTGGGACGGCATGGCCCACGACTGGCCCGTGTGGCACGACATGGTGAACCGCTACATCGGTGGGCACGACTGA
- a CDS encoding DUF4328 domain-containing protein, with translation MYRNQFLEILLVLGVGVTAFVLTFTLSLSFLSAIGRALRRVAPENRRMEPAQVWLNLIPVFNLVWAAVTVERVAESLRNEFRSRGMDAPDEGYGRGYGLATVALLIPGMWFYPAFLTFPIALVCGILYWRQLNRYGERLKPGAYVPPPMDEGW, from the coding sequence ATGTACCGTAACCAGTTTCTCGAAATACTGCTCGTGCTGGGGGTCGGCGTCACCGCGTTCGTGCTGACGTTCACCCTTTCGCTCTCGTTCCTGTCGGCGATCGGGCGGGCGCTGCGCCGGGTGGCACCGGAGAACCGGCGGATGGAGCCCGCGCAGGTGTGGCTGAACCTGATCCCGGTCTTCAACCTCGTGTGGGCCGCAGTCACGGTCGAGCGCGTGGCGGAGTCGCTGCGGAACGAGTTCCGCTCGCGGGGAATGGACGCTCCCGACGAGGGCTACGGCCGCGGCTATGGCCTGGCGACCGTGGCCCTTCTGATTCCCGGGATGTGGTTCTACCCCGCGTTCCTCACGTTCCCGATCGCGCTCGTTTGCGGCATTCTGTACTGGCGCCAGTTGAACCGGTACGGCGAGCGCCTGAAGCCCGGCGCCTACGTCCCGCCGCCGATGGACGAGGGTTGGTGA
- the acnA gene encoding aconitate hydratase AcnA, with amino-acid sequence MPNSFGSLSTLSVGGKPYTIHRLAAVETVHPQAKKLPFSLKILLENLLRNEGVSLAVRKADIDALALWQPKAEPNVEIAFTPARVLMQDFTGVPCVVDLAAMRDAMKTLGGDPSRINPLVPVELVIDHSVQVDEYGTGHAFTDNVNLEYERNQERYVFLRWGQNAFRNFQVVPPGTGICHQVNLEHLARSVFVDAHGAAYPDTLVGTDSHTTMINGLGVLGWGVGGIEAEAAMLGQPVSMLIPQVIGFKLSGRLAPGATATDLVLTVTQMLRKKGVVGKFVEFFGPGLADLPLADRATIANMAPEYGATCGIFPVDAETLRYLALTGRPADLVALVEAYYKEQGLFHDANTPEASYTDTLELDLSTVESSLAGPTRPQDRIALKNMKPAFAEALPKLKAGVKKPTSVPLPVAAAPAPASGPFGAKEPAPAPEVPAGALHDGSVVIAAITSCTNTSNPSVMMAAGVLAKKAVARGLSTQPWVKTSLAPGSQVVTDYLTNAGVLADLEKLRFNVVGYGCTTCIGNSGPLPDAVSREIAGEGLVVSAVLSGNRNFEGRVHPEVRANYLASPPLVVAYALAGRVDIDWDTEPVGTDPSGTPVFLKDIWPTHEEVSTAVGSSIKKESFERIYGAVYEGDSRWKELRVPTGDLYEWSASSTYIANPPYFRGMGVMPPAIAEITGARVLALLGDSITTDHISPAGNIKKDAPAGKYLLAHGVEQKDFNQYGARRGHHEVMMRGTFANVRLRNLLVPPREDGSRVEGGFTRHLPGAEVVSLYDAAMAYQKDGVPLLVIGGKEYGSGSSRDWAAKGTNLLGVKAVLAESYERIHRSNLVGMGVVPLQFKAGESAASHGLTGEEVFNIDGLIAGLDKNFDGPSRELTVTATRPDGTTVAFKAVCRIDTPQEVQYYKNGGILPYVLRQLLAAK; translated from the coding sequence ATGCCAAATAGCTTCGGAAGCCTCTCCACCCTTTCTGTCGGCGGTAAGCCGTACACGATTCACCGGCTCGCGGCCGTCGAAACCGTTCACCCGCAAGCGAAAAAGCTCCCGTTCTCGCTCAAAATTCTTCTCGAGAACCTCTTGCGCAACGAGGGCGTGAGCCTCGCGGTGCGCAAGGCGGACATCGACGCGCTCGCCCTCTGGCAGCCGAAGGCCGAACCGAACGTGGAGATCGCGTTCACGCCGGCCCGCGTGCTCATGCAGGACTTCACCGGCGTGCCGTGCGTGGTGGACCTCGCGGCCATGCGCGACGCGATGAAGACGCTCGGCGGCGACCCGTCGCGGATCAACCCGCTCGTGCCGGTCGAACTGGTCATCGACCACTCCGTTCAGGTGGACGAGTACGGCACCGGGCACGCCTTCACGGACAACGTGAACCTGGAGTACGAGCGCAACCAGGAGCGGTACGTGTTCCTGCGCTGGGGGCAGAACGCCTTCCGCAACTTCCAGGTCGTCCCGCCGGGCACCGGGATCTGCCACCAGGTGAACCTCGAGCACCTCGCGCGCAGCGTGTTCGTGGACGCGCACGGCGCGGCGTACCCGGACACGCTCGTCGGCACCGACAGTCACACCACCATGATTAACGGCCTGGGCGTGCTGGGCTGGGGCGTCGGCGGGATCGAGGCCGAGGCCGCGATGCTCGGCCAGCCGGTGTCGATGCTCATTCCGCAGGTCATCGGGTTCAAGCTCTCGGGGCGCCTCGCGCCCGGCGCGACCGCGACCGACCTCGTGCTCACCGTCACGCAGATGCTCCGCAAGAAGGGCGTGGTCGGGAAGTTCGTCGAGTTCTTCGGCCCGGGGCTCGCGGACCTGCCGCTCGCGGACCGCGCGACGATCGCGAACATGGCGCCCGAGTACGGCGCGACGTGCGGCATCTTCCCGGTCGATGCGGAAACGCTGCGCTACCTCGCGCTCACGGGCCGGCCGGCCGATCTCGTGGCACTCGTCGAGGCCTACTACAAGGAACAGGGGCTGTTCCACGACGCCAACACGCCCGAAGCGAGCTACACGGACACCCTCGAGCTCGACCTCTCGACCGTGGAATCGAGCCTCGCCGGGCCGACCCGCCCGCAGGACCGGATCGCGCTCAAGAACATGAAGCCGGCCTTCGCGGAGGCGCTGCCGAAACTCAAGGCCGGGGTGAAGAAGCCGACCTCGGTCCCGCTGCCGGTGGCCGCGGCCCCCGCGCCCGCGTCGGGGCCGTTCGGCGCGAAGGAACCGGCGCCCGCGCCCGAAGTGCCGGCCGGGGCGCTCCACGACGGCTCGGTGGTGATCGCGGCCATCACGAGCTGCACGAACACCTCGAACCCCTCGGTCATGATGGCCGCGGGCGTTCTGGCGAAGAAGGCCGTCGCCCGCGGCCTGAGCACCCAACCGTGGGTGAAGACGAGCCTCGCGCCCGGCTCGCAGGTCGTGACCGACTACCTGACCAATGCGGGCGTGCTGGCCGATCTCGAAAAGCTCCGCTTCAACGTCGTCGGGTACGGTTGCACGACGTGCATCGGGAACTCCGGGCCGCTCCCGGACGCGGTGTCGCGCGAGATCGCGGGCGAGGGGCTGGTCGTGTCCGCGGTGCTCTCGGGCAACCGGAACTTCGAGGGCCGCGTTCACCCCGAGGTGCGGGCGAACTACCTCGCGTCGCCGCCGCTCGTGGTCGCATACGCCCTGGCCGGGCGCGTCGACATCGATTGGGACACCGAGCCGGTGGGCACGGACCCGAGCGGGACTCCCGTTTTCCTCAAAGATATCTGGCCCACGCACGAAGAAGTTTCAACGGCCGTCGGGAGCTCGATCAAGAAGGAGTCGTTCGAGCGCATTTACGGCGCGGTGTACGAGGGCGATTCGCGCTGGAAGGAACTGCGCGTGCCCACGGGCGATCTGTACGAGTGGAGCGCGAGTTCCACGTACATCGCCAACCCGCCGTACTTCCGCGGGATGGGCGTGATGCCGCCGGCCATCGCCGAGATCACCGGGGCGCGCGTGCTGGCGCTGCTCGGCGACAGCATCACCACGGACCACATCTCGCCCGCGGGCAACATCAAGAAGGACGCGCCCGCGGGCAAGTACCTGCTCGCCCACGGCGTCGAGCAGAAGGACTTCAACCAGTACGGGGCGCGCCGCGGGCACCACGAGGTGATGATGCGCGGGACGTTCGCCAACGTCCGGCTACGGAACCTGCTGGTGCCCCCGCGCGAGGACGGGTCGCGCGTGGAGGGCGGGTTCACCCGGCACCTGCCGGGCGCCGAGGTCGTGAGCCTCTACGACGCGGCGATGGCGTACCAGAAGGACGGCGTGCCGCTGCTGGTGATCGGCGGCAAGGAGTACGGGTCCGGGTCGTCGCGCGACTGGGCCGCGAAGGGCACGAACCTGCTCGGGGTAAAGGCCGTGCTCGCGGAGAGCTACGAGCGCATCCACCGCAGCAACCTCGTGGGCATGGGCGTGGTGCCGCTCCAGTTCAAGGCGGGTGAGTCGGCCGCGAGCCACGGGCTGACCGGCGAAGAGGTGTTCAACATCGACGGCCTGATCGCGGGCCTGGACAAGAACTTCGACGGCCCGAGCCGCGAACTCACCGTGACCGCCACCCGCCCCGACGGGACGACGGTCGCGTTCAAGGCGGTGTGCCGAATTGATACGCCGCAAGAGGTGCAGTACTACAAGAACGGTGGTATTCTGCCTTACGTCCTACGACAGTTGCTCGCGGCGAAGTAA
- a CDS encoding ATP-grasp domain-containing protein, producing MKRVGVIVGREWSFPPRFIDEVNGRNAGVVAEFAKLGGTKMDERVPYSVIVDRISHEVPYYRSYLKHAVLEGATVINNPFMWTADDKFFGASLCAKLGLAHPKTMALPNKDYVPGIVKTESLRNLEYPINWQGIVDYVGLPCILKDAHGGGWRGVYVCHSVEELIRYYDSSGLLTMIAQEFIQWDQYVRCMCLGRNLVLPMPYDTNNRRYIPDANYLTPALRNRVIDDSLKLVDALGYDMNTAEWAIKDGVPYAIDFMNPAPDMDVNSLTPEYFEWVVKHMADLVIDQALNPRPQLTELKWSKLF from the coding sequence ATGAAACGTGTCGGCGTCATCGTGGGTCGCGAGTGGTCGTTCCCGCCGCGGTTCATCGACGAGGTGAACGGGCGGAACGCGGGCGTCGTCGCGGAGTTCGCCAAGCTCGGCGGCACCAAGATGGACGAGCGGGTGCCGTACAGCGTGATCGTGGACCGCATCTCGCACGAGGTGCCGTACTACCGGAGCTACCTGAAGCACGCCGTGCTCGAGGGCGCGACCGTCATCAACAACCCGTTCATGTGGACGGCCGACGACAAGTTCTTCGGCGCGTCGCTGTGCGCCAAGCTCGGGCTCGCGCACCCCAAGACGATGGCGCTGCCGAACAAGGACTACGTCCCCGGGATCGTGAAGACCGAGAGCCTGCGGAACCTCGAGTACCCCATCAACTGGCAGGGGATCGTGGACTACGTCGGGCTCCCGTGCATCCTCAAGGACGCGCACGGCGGGGGCTGGCGCGGGGTGTACGTGTGCCATAGCGTCGAGGAACTGATCCGCTACTACGACAGCTCCGGGCTGCTCACGATGATCGCCCAGGAGTTCATCCAGTGGGACCAGTACGTCCGGTGCATGTGCCTGGGCCGGAACCTCGTGCTCCCGATGCCCTACGACACCAACAACCGCCGGTACATCCCGGACGCGAACTACCTCACCCCGGCGCTCCGCAACCGGGTGATCGACGACTCGCTGAAGCTCGTGGACGCGCTCGGGTACGACATGAACACCGCGGAGTGGGCCATCAAGGACGGCGTCCCCTACGCGATCGACTTCATGAACCCGGCGCCCGACATGGACGTGAACTCGCTCACCCCCGAGTACTTCGAGTGGGTCGTGAAGCACATGGCCGATCTGGTCATCGACCAGGCGCTCAACCCGCGCCCCCAGCTAACGGAACTGAAGTGGAGTAAACTGTTCTGA
- a CDS encoding DUF1559 family PulG-like putative transporter encodes MPELNVRKGRRGFTLIELLVVIAIIAILIGLLLPAVQKVREAAARMSSQNNVKQLGIAVHSHNDAVGFIPANWDSYGAGGNWSQHGRLLPYIEQSAVANAGQTWSVANGNQDPHNTGTYASAVIKTFCSPLDSSTPGYLVYGYWAVSNYAANHAVFGAPNISWNPKRRLQSIGDGTSNTVLFAEKMGTCGGNGSLWAHGTWNWPWMSIFAINADNQTPQPRPTVAACDPGRPQALTAAGCTVGLCDGSVRTVSTSISLATWTNACYTDDANALASAG; translated from the coding sequence GTGCCTGAACTGAACGTCCGCAAGGGTCGGCGTGGATTCACGCTGATCGAACTGCTGGTGGTCATCGCCATCATCGCCATTCTCATCGGTTTGTTGCTACCCGCCGTGCAAAAGGTGCGCGAAGCCGCCGCACGCATGAGTAGCCAGAACAACGTCAAGCAGCTCGGCATCGCGGTCCACAGTCACAACGACGCGGTCGGGTTCATCCCGGCCAACTGGGACAGCTACGGTGCGGGCGGCAACTGGTCCCAGCACGGGCGCCTGCTGCCGTACATCGAACAGAGCGCGGTCGCGAACGCCGGGCAGACCTGGTCGGTCGCGAACGGGAACCAGGACCCCCACAACACCGGCACCTACGCCTCGGCGGTCATCAAGACGTTCTGCTCGCCGCTCGACTCGTCCACCCCCGGGTACCTCGTTTACGGGTACTGGGCGGTGTCCAACTACGCCGCGAACCACGCGGTCTTCGGTGCCCCGAACATCAGCTGGAACCCCAAGCGCCGGCTCCAGTCGATCGGCGACGGCACCTCGAACACCGTACTGTTCGCCGAGAAAATGGGGACCTGCGGCGGGAACGGCAGCCTGTGGGCGCACGGCACCTGGAACTGGCCGTGGATGTCGATCTTCGCGATCAACGCGGACAACCAGACGCCGCAACCGCGCCCGACGGTCGCGGCCTGCGACCCGGGGCGCCCGCAAGCTCTGACGGCGGCCGGCTGCACCGTCGGGCTTTGTGACGGCAGCGTTCGGACCGTCAGCACCAGTATCAGCCTCGCAACGTGGACGAACGCCTGCTACACGGACGACGCCAACGCCCTCGCCAGCGCTGGGTGA
- a CDS encoding carboxylate-amine ligase, with amino-acid sequence MKAPSLTLGIEEEYQIIDPATGELKSYITQILDEGKVTLKEQIKAELHQSMVEVGTEICQTPNDARNELVKLRRSISELAGRHGLVIAAAGTHPFSNWEKQEITPFERYLGVQNDMQDLARQLLIFGTHVHIGIEDRDFLIDAMNVSRYFAPHILCLSTSSPFWTGRNTGLKSYRSIIFRHFPRSGVPPLFTDWSEYSGMVDTMTRTGCIPDGSKIWYDVRPNHRYPTLEFRICDVCTKVDEAVCIAALFQAIIAKLWKLRRDNMTFRVYPTELIEENKWRAVRYGLDGKLLDLGKQKEVPVRELIHELIDWFLRDVIDELGTRKEIEYAYKIMESGSSADRQLKTYTHTGTTRAVVDQLVRETQEGVE; translated from the coding sequence ATGAAAGCCCCGTCGCTCACGCTCGGCATCGAGGAGGAGTACCAGATCATCGACCCCGCGACGGGGGAGCTGAAGTCGTACATCACGCAGATCCTGGACGAGGGCAAGGTCACCCTGAAGGAGCAGATCAAGGCCGAACTGCACCAGTCGATGGTGGAAGTGGGCACCGAAATCTGCCAGACCCCGAACGACGCGCGCAACGAACTTGTGAAACTGCGCCGGAGCATCAGCGAGCTGGCGGGGCGGCACGGGCTGGTGATCGCCGCGGCCGGCACGCACCCGTTCTCGAACTGGGAGAAGCAGGAGATCACGCCGTTCGAGCGCTACCTCGGCGTCCAGAACGACATGCAGGATCTCGCGCGCCAGTTGCTCATTTTCGGCACCCACGTTCACATCGGGATCGAGGACCGCGACTTCCTCATCGACGCGATGAACGTGTCCCGGTACTTCGCGCCGCACATTTTGTGCCTCAGTACGTCGTCGCCGTTCTGGACCGGGCGCAACACCGGGCTGAAGAGCTACCGCTCGATCATCTTCCGCCACTTCCCCCGGTCCGGCGTCCCGCCGCTGTTCACCGACTGGAGCGAGTACAGCGGCATGGTGGACACGATGACGCGGACCGGGTGCATCCCGGACGGGTCCAAAATCTGGTACGACGTGCGCCCGAACCACCGCTACCCGACGCTCGAGTTCCGCATCTGCGACGTGTGTACCAAGGTGGACGAGGCGGTGTGCATCGCGGCGCTGTTCCAGGCGATCATCGCGAAGTTGTGGAAGCTCCGGCGCGACAACATGACGTTCCGCGTGTACCCGACCGAGCTGATCGAGGAGAACAAGTGGCGCGCGGTGCGGTACGGTCTGGACGGCAAGTTGCTCGACCTGGGCAAACAAAAAGAAGTGCCGGTCCGCGAGCTGATTCACGAACTGATCGACTGGTTCCTGCGCGACGTGATCGACGAACTCGGGACGCGCAAGGAGATCGAGTACGCCTACAAGATCATGGAGAGCGGTTCCAGCGCCGACCGCCAACTGAAGACCTACACGCACACCGGCACGACGCGGGCCGTGGTCGATCAGTTGGTGCGGGAGACGCAGGAGGGCGTCGAGTAG
- a CDS encoding DNA/RNA non-specific endonuclease yields MAAKSFLDSLTPTQRVIAGVVILVVAGVVALVRSRQEGHPPGPQGDQLTLENRNVRFGMPADAKHDPASREAYLIERPQYVLSYNDATRNPNWVCWNLSAGDIGTAERDTSFEPDPDLPKDFYRVKPSDYTASGFDRGHMCASKDRSNSKEDNEILFYMTNIVPQAPSNNQKGWRLLEEHCRSLAKKGDELHIACGPHGQGGFGKDDVKHLTIGKAHPIAVPESVWKVVMVLPNKTAVPNTDTQVFAVWMPNDQTVGSDWKKYVVPVSTVEQRTGYKFFPLVPDDVAGPIKNHADRVP; encoded by the coding sequence ATGGCCGCAAAGAGTTTCCTGGACAGCCTGACACCGACACAGCGAGTCATAGCCGGTGTCGTGATTCTCGTTGTCGCCGGTGTCGTTGCGCTGGTGCGCTCGCGCCAGGAGGGGCACCCACCCGGTCCGCAGGGCGATCAACTAACGCTCGAAAACCGCAACGTGCGGTTCGGGATGCCGGCGGACGCCAAGCACGATCCGGCGAGCCGCGAAGCGTACCTGATCGAGCGCCCGCAGTACGTCCTCTCGTACAACGACGCGACGCGGAACCCGAACTGGGTGTGCTGGAACCTGTCCGCGGGCGACATCGGGACCGCGGAGCGCGACACGAGCTTCGAGCCGGACCCGGACCTGCCGAAAGACTTCTACCGCGTCAAACCTTCGGATTACACCGCGTCCGGGTTCGACCGCGGGCACATGTGCGCGTCGAAGGACCGCTCGAACTCAAAAGAAGATAACGAAATCCTGTTCTACATGACGAACATCGTTCCGCAGGCGCCGAGCAACAACCAGAAGGGCTGGCGCCTGCTGGAAGAGCACTGCCGCTCCCTCGCGAAAAAGGGAGACGAACTCCACATCGCGTGCGGGCCGCACGGTCAAGGCGGGTTCGGCAAGGATGATGTGAAACACCTGACGATCGGGAAGGCGCACCCGATCGCGGTACCGGAGAGCGTGTGGAAAGTGGTTATGGTGCTGCCGAACAAGACCGCGGTGCCGAACACCGATACGCAGGTCTTCGCGGTGTGGATGCCGAACGACCAGACGGTCGGGAGCGACTGGAAAAAGTACGTCGTGCCCGTCAGCACGGTCGAACAGCGCACCGGCTACAAGTTCTTCCCGCTCGTGCCCGACGACGTAGCCGGTCCCATCAAGAATCACGCCGATCGCGTTCCGTAA
- a CDS encoding DJ-1/PfpI family protein has product MKTILLPIGDAAEVLDTYYPLFRLREEGYTVLVAGPEKRAYHLVLHERPDGWDVTQEKPGYALAAEIAFRDVDPGALAGMVITGGRAPEYLRYDPDLMRITKALFAANKPVASVCHGIEIVAAADVIRGREVTTVAKCQLDCEFSGGIYVNREVVVSGNLVTCRTWHDNPAWMREYLKLLRG; this is encoded by the coding sequence GTGAAAACTATTCTCCTGCCAATTGGCGACGCCGCGGAAGTGCTGGACACGTACTACCCCCTGTTCCGGCTCCGCGAAGAGGGGTACACGGTGCTCGTCGCGGGGCCGGAGAAGCGGGCCTACCACCTCGTGCTGCACGAGCGCCCCGACGGGTGGGACGTCACGCAAGAGAAGCCCGGGTACGCGCTCGCCGCCGAGATCGCGTTCCGCGACGTGGACCCCGGGGCGCTCGCCGGGATGGTCATCACCGGCGGGCGCGCCCCGGAGTACCTGCGGTACGACCCGGACCTGATGCGCATCACGAAAGCGCTGTTCGCGGCGAACAAGCCGGTCGCGAGCGTGTGCCACGGCATCGAGATCGTCGCCGCGGCCGACGTGATCCGCGGGCGCGAGGTGACGACGGTCGCGAAGTGCCAACTGGACTGTGAATTTTCGGGCGGAATTTATGTGAACCGCGAAGTGGTCGTGAGCGGGAACCTCGTGACGTGCCGCACCTGGCACGACAACCCCGCCTGGATGCGGGAGTACCTGAAGCTCTTGCGCGGGTGA
- a CDS encoding sugar phosphate isomerase/epimerase family protein: MAKARISIGTWAYLFNQEQPTNDFHVILHKLQDLGYDGVELGSFGPHPSPVSHPTKASRQKLRKEIADHGLALSGIAVDLWAFKNPGTSIVDENPAAYLTAFLGWCAFAADLDVKTIRVDTVIAPDYFEKDGKDLGAEKGLERIASVWDKASKMAADYGMNICWEFEPGFAFNKPSEIVRLVDLVRAKGNNNFGVLYDTCHAHMCAVVAANQTGTKETLPGGELELLEKLKGKITHVHVIDSDGSLNEHNTSTHNPFGTGKLDFDKLAPALLKAEVPHDWWCVDLCFWPHAWDVTAQSKKYLDKLRDKFAAV; encoded by the coding sequence ATGGCGAAGGCTCGCATCTCGATCGGCACGTGGGCGTATTTATTTAACCAGGAACAGCCGACGAACGACTTCCACGTGATCCTGCACAAGCTCCAAGACCTCGGTTACGACGGCGTGGAACTGGGCAGCTTCGGCCCGCACCCTAGCCCCGTATCGCACCCGACAAAGGCCAGCCGGCAGAAGCTCCGTAAAGAGATCGCCGACCACGGGTTAGCGCTCTCCGGGATCGCGGTGGACCTGTGGGCGTTCAAGAACCCGGGTACCTCTATTGTTGACGAGAACCCGGCCGCGTACCTAACCGCGTTCCTCGGGTGGTGCGCGTTCGCCGCGGACCTCGATGTTAAGACGATCCGGGTCGATACAGTGATTGCGCCGGATTACTTTGAAAAGGACGGAAAAGACCTCGGCGCGGAAAAGGGCCTGGAGCGCATCGCGTCCGTCTGGGACAAGGCGAGCAAAATGGCCGCGGATTACGGCATGAACATTTGCTGGGAATTCGAGCCGGGGTTCGCGTTCAACAAGCCGTCCGAGATCGTGCGCTTGGTGGATCTGGTGCGCGCGAAGGGGAACAACAACTTCGGCGTGCTGTACGACACCTGCCACGCTCACATGTGCGCTGTGGTTGCTGCGAACCAGACCGGTACGAAGGAAACGCTCCCGGGCGGCGAACTGGAGCTGCTCGAGAAACTGAAGGGCAAGATCACCCACGTTCACGTGATCGACAGCGACGGCAGCCTGAACGAGCACAACACCTCGACGCACAACCCGTTCGGCACCGGCAAACTCGACTTCGACAAGCTCGCGCCGGCGCTGCTGAAGGCCGAGGTGCCGCACGACTGGTGGTGCGTGGACCTGTGCTTCTGGCCGCACGCCTGGGACGTGACCGCGCAGAGCAAGAAGTACCTCGACAAGCTCCGCGATAAGTTCGCCGCGGTGTGA